A segment of the Staphylococcus ratti genome:
AATCTAAACGACGCATTTCTTCTTTGAGTACCCCTACGGCATTTGTAAGTGCGTTGCCTCTAAGCGAATTTGAACAAACAAGCTCCGCAAATTTGTCTGTATGATGCGCAGGTGTTTGTTTGACCGGACGCATTTCATATAAATTGACTTGAATGCCTCTTTCAGCTAATTGAAAAGCTGCTTCAGAACCAGCTAAACCCGCACCGATTACATTAACTGTAGTCATGCGATTTCCTCCTTATTTTTGAACTTTCTCTTTATAATCACAATTTGAACATACGACTTGTGAAGTACGTCCTTTTTTCGCTTCCACAAGATAATGATTACATTTAGGACAATCTCGTCCTACTGGTTTATCCCAAGTGACAAAATCACATTCTGGATAACGACTACAACCGTAAAAAATACGATTTTTCTTTGATTTACGTTCAACTACGTCGCCTTCTTTACACGTTGGGCATTTAACTCCTATAGGTTTAACAATCGCTTTCGTATTACGGCAATCAGGAAAATTAGAACATGCCATAAATTTTCCATAGCGTCCCATTTTAATGACCATAGGGCTACCGCATTTTTCACAATCTTCACCCGCAGGCTCGTCCTTAATTTCAATTTTTTCCATTTCGGATTCTGCGCGTTCGACATCTTGCTTAAAGCTATTGTAAAAATCGCTAACTACTTTTTTCCATTCCATTTCACCATCTGCAATTTTATCAAGTAGCGTTTCCATATTTACAGTAAAGTCTACATCGATAATCTCAGGAAAATAATCTTTCACTTGCTCGTGTACGATTTCTCCTAATTCTGTTGGAACGAATCGTTTATTCTCACTTTTAACGTAGTTACGTTTTTGAATGGTGTCAATCGTTGGTGCATAAGTAGATGGACGTCCAATTTTGAGCTCTTCTAACGTTTTAACTAGACGCGCTTCTGTATATCGTGGAGGCGGTTGTGTGAAATGTTGTGCCGGATCAACTTTAGTAGCTATCGCAACATCTCCTACTTTAAGCTCTGGTAGCCGGTTTTCTTTTTCTTTATCTTTGTCATCATTCTCTTCCACATAAAGCGTCATAAATCCTTTAAATTTAATCGTTTGCCCGTTAGCTCTAAACTTCACATCATTTTGCGTTAAATCAACTGCTACAGTATCCAAAATTGCCGGTGCCATTTGGCTTGCTACGAAACGTTCCCAAATCAATTTATAAAGTCTATATTGATCTCGTGTCAAGAAAGGCTTCATTTCTGATGGCGTACGAAGTGTACTTGTTGGACGTATTGCTTCGTGTGCATCTTGATCACCTTGCTTGCCTTTAGAAACTGCTTTGGTTAAATAAGCTTCACCGTATTCTGATTTAATGTAACTTTTAGCTTCAGCTTGTGCATCTTTTGAAATTCGTGTCGAGTCTGTACGCATATACGTAATTAAACCAATCGTACCTTTACGTTTTAAATCGATACCTTCATACAACTGTTGCGCCACCACCATTGTCTTACGCGCTTTAAAGTTCAATTTACGTGCCGCTTCTTGTTGTAAAGTTGAAGTTGTAAATGGATGCGCTGGTCGACGTGTCTTTTCTTTCTTCGTTACGTTCGTAATTTCAAACTCATTACCATCTAATGCTTTTGTAATCACTGCGACATCATCTTTCGTCGATAGCTTAAATGGCTTACCTTTATAATGAAGAAACTTGGCAGTGAATTTTGATTTTTTATGTCTAAATTCGCCTTCAATAGACCAATATTCTTCAGGTTTAAAATGACGAATTTCATTTTCACGATCAATGACTAATCTTAAAGCTACAGATTGAACACGACCTGCAGACAATCCTTTTTTCACTTTCTTCCATAACACTGGTGAAATGTTATAACCTACAAGCCTATCTAATACACGTCGTGCTTGTTGTGCATCAACAAGCTCCATTTCTATACCTCTAGGGTTTTTGAAACTTTCTTTAACCGCATCTTTTGTAATTTCATTAAATACGACACGATTTTCTTTACTATCCTCTAATTCCAATATATGCGCTAAGTGCCATGCAATTGCTTCACCTTCACGGTCGGGGTCACTCGCTAGAAAAACTTTTTTCGCTTTTTTAGCATATCTTTTTAAATCTTTAACGACCGGACCTTTACCGCGAATGGTAATATACTTAGGGTCATAGTTGTCTTCTACATCGACACCCATTTGACTTCTTGGTAAATCACGTACATGTCCCATAGAAGCCACAACTTTATATTTTTTCCCTAAATACTTTTCTATCGTTTTAGCTTTTGCAGGCGATTCAACTATGACAAGATTATCTGCCAAAGCAGTTACCCCCTTGCTATTTCTGTTTACAAAGATAAATGATAAACGCTTATTTTTATATTTGTCAATCTTTTGTATTCATTTATTGTTAAGGTTCACTGAATTGACGTATTCATATCTTTCAAAATATCCTCCGCTGATAAGACGATTTCAGCACCTTCTTTTGCTCTTAATAAATTTCCTTTAGTGTGCAGATTAAACATATCACCAGGCAAAACATAGAC
Coding sequences within it:
- the topA gene encoding type I DNA topoisomerase, whose translation is MADNLVIVESPAKAKTIEKYLGKKYKVVASMGHVRDLPRSQMGVDVEDNYDPKYITIRGKGPVVKDLKRYAKKAKKVFLASDPDREGEAIAWHLAHILELEDSKENRVVFNEITKDAVKESFKNPRGIEMELVDAQQARRVLDRLVGYNISPVLWKKVKKGLSAGRVQSVALRLVIDRENEIRHFKPEEYWSIEGEFRHKKSKFTAKFLHYKGKPFKLSTKDDVAVITKALDGNEFEITNVTKKEKTRRPAHPFTTSTLQQEAARKLNFKARKTMVVAQQLYEGIDLKRKGTIGLITYMRTDSTRISKDAQAEAKSYIKSEYGEAYLTKAVSKGKQGDQDAHEAIRPTSTLRTPSEMKPFLTRDQYRLYKLIWERFVASQMAPAILDTVAVDLTQNDVKFRANGQTIKFKGFMTLYVEENDDKDKEKENRLPELKVGDVAIATKVDPAQHFTQPPPRYTEARLVKTLEELKIGRPSTYAPTIDTIQKRNYVKSENKRFVPTELGEIVHEQVKDYFPEIIDVDFTVNMETLLDKIADGEMEWKKVVSDFYNSFKQDVERAESEMEKIEIKDEPAGEDCEKCGSPMVIKMGRYGKFMACSNFPDCRNTKAIVKPIGVKCPTCKEGDVVERKSKKNRIFYGCSRYPECDFVTWDKPVGRDCPKCNHYLVEAKKGRTSQVVCSNCDYKEKVQK